In Palaemon carinicauda isolate YSFRI2023 chromosome 14, ASM3689809v2, whole genome shotgun sequence, the following proteins share a genomic window:
- the LOC137653148 gene encoding uncharacterized protein translates to MLLLIGIIIMKMVIGNQSQFTLGDNCLQSEGHEVKCTCNEKEMTLSFDTVNIGSSVIDLRIENCTETLTVKDEALLSLALLEKISFRNIVNLTVHKGAMELHGGEMEFRDIKNLILFPGSITIPGDGVSKVIIVDSVVHPGTLDGPRAGRTNGQGKVVQDAMFKCNCQDFYYPKDNPVIDVMKKAMNCSNEDKRVRVEKCVRAPPPASGSSLVPIFFFSILPMVFLL, encoded by the exons ATGTTGCTTTTGATAGGCATCATAATCATGAAGATGGTAATTGGAAATCAAAGTCAATTTACCCTGGGTGACAACTGTCTTCAATCGGAAGGTCATGAAGTCAAATGTACTTGCAACGAAAAGGAG ATGACCTTATCTTTCGACACCGTTAACATCGGCTCCAGCGTAATTGACCTACGCATTGAGAACTGCACAGAGACGCTCACAGTCAAAGATGAAGCACTGCTCTCTCTCGCACTGCTGGAGAAGATTTCTTTCAGAAACATCGTTAACCTGACTGTCCACAAGGGTGCCATGGAACTGCATGGGGGAGAAATGGAATTTCGTGATATCAAGAACCTCATTTTGTTTCCAGGTTCGATCACCATTCCAGGCGATGGCGTTTCTAAAGTCATCATCGTAGACAGCGTTGTACATCCGGGTACCCTGGACGGTCCAAGAGCTGGTAGAACAAACGGCCAGGGAAAAGTTGTCCAAGATGCGATGTTTAAGTGCAATTGCCAAGACTTTTATTATCCAAAGGATAACCCAGTCATCGACGTCATGAAGAAAGCAATGAACTGCAGTAACGAGGATAAACGCGTGAGGGTAGAAAAATGTGTAAGAGCACCTCCACCCGCGTCAGGGTCATCTCTCGTGCCAATATTTTTCTTCAGCATCCTTCCTATGGTCTTTCTACTATAA